Genomic DNA from Cucumis melo cultivar AY chromosome 10, USDA_Cmelo_AY_1.0, whole genome shotgun sequence:
CAAGGGCGACCAACGAAGCAGGCGAGCGCGccggaaaaacgtgtcattCTTTTAACGTATGTCCCTGGTTTATAGGAGATCATATCCTTGCTTGAGAAGGGTCTTCTCTTGCGTTGATCACCTGAGGTAACAAAGAATGCTCCATTCATCATCAAGTCTCCCTCTGATCTCCATGTCCAGCTTTTCCAAACTTGCTCTGGTGAGTACTCTCTCTTTGTCACCTAAGTTTAAGTGCACAACCACTTTTAGTTTCTTgacaaaaataataacaaatgaATTGCTTGAGCAAGTTTGGAAAAGCTTTTCCAAACTTGCTCTGGTGAGTACTCTCTATTTGGTTACCTCTTTAGCATATACATTGGGAGGGGCAATGAAACGATTGCCTTGGCTGACAATGGTGGGATGCTGGCTACCACCAATGGCATACATAAGCCAATGAGTGTAGTCATTGTTGACAACATGGAAGAAGCCCCATCGACATCTTGGCATTCGCTGCACCAATCCTTGACCAAAGTGGTTGAATGCTACTGTCACTTGCATTATCTGATCATTTGAGTATCCGTCACTTGCTCCAAACAACATCACCTGTATGTAACTTGGTTTTTAACTTCGATTATATAAAACCGTCAGTCAAATAGTTTGTGGGCAAGATACATTCTTACCTCATTGTGGTGAGTGAAATGACAATTGGATATAGTTATGGCAGTAGATCCCATAATAGCATCAATGAGACCATCCTGACAATTGGACATGGACACATGGTCAATCCAAACATTGGAGGAGCCGAAGATGGAAATGCCGTCGCCGTCGCTCATAGTCCTCAAACCCACATGGTCGACAGCGTCTCTGATCATTCCTCCGTTACCAACTACAATGTGATGGATACGAAGACCATGGATGATGACATTTCTTACGTACTGAAGAGTAATGCCAGCGCCATAAGCAATCTGAACATTGGCCCCTCTTGCATCAATGGTCTTGTCGCTAGTCACGATGAGCTCCTGGGTGAGCCTAATGGCCATGTTGGTAGAGAAGGTGATCCACAGAGGTCCCTTTTGGATTACAGCATGACGAAGAGTCCCAGGTTTCGGGTTCATGAGGTCCGAATCCGACGAGTCGTTCACTACATAGTATGGACCCAACTTTCCACCAATGGTCTTGCGGCCAAAACCCAGAACACAATCGGCTAGCTTCTTCCTGTTCTGAGCCCAATTGGGGTCACATCTCCAGCACCGATCGATCGGATTAGTGGCTCGACATGGCCCTGTATATTTCTTCAAATTCCTCCTTGTACTGTTGCTTCCACTCAACGCCCTGCATCAAACTCAATTCTGAGTTTAGTAATGATTCTTTATACTAGAATTATATGTTGCTAAAAATTTCAAACTTACTGGCCAACTTCAGCATTGAGGGAGTCGGCGATGGTCTCAGGATTAGGTTCATAGGCATCAGCGGCGGCTTGTTCGGCCTCGGCAGCACGTGCTTTCCAGTAGTCATCGAAGTCTCCAATGTCAGCAAATGCAGTAGTAGCCAGCAAGGACAATGTTAGCAGCAGACTAAGTCTAGCCATTGTGATGGGTTGATGAAATGTTCTTGTGGGATTGAGCCAGCCTAACGAATGGTTAAATGAAATATAAACCTCAAGCGAAACACCAAAGGATTCGCTTGAGGATTGAAGAATGAATTGTTTGATGAGAAGAAGAGGGTTTTAAGAAGATGTTAAAAGGGAAAACAGAGGAAGATTAGAGGTTGAAGAAGGTCGTTCATGGCGGGAAGAAGGGAGAGCCGTTTGCCATTTAGACGGTTAAAACAGTTATTTACTAATAATGATATTTTTTCTATGGCCCAGTTTTGGCTTTTCGTTACTtataaaacaaacattcaaCAAATCGACCtttgtattattattaatttatcatagtgattctctttattttttcttcatctttatTGTAACAATTCAAACTtcaaatatatgtatatatatgtgtgtatatgcACCCACCAATTAGAACCTTCAATTAAAAATTTTGggtaaaattaaaatttctaaattttgttacatatatagtataaaaattaaaaaactttataaacacttataaaatttcaataaattatTACACACATGTTTAATCTTGTAATTTTATCTACAAGTTTTAATCAAATCGTATAATATGTCACTATATACATGCATGCATAATGAATGTTAAAGGTTTTTAAATTTCGTATTTGTATAGAtcattaaacttttaaaagtatttAATAAATCCCTTGAACTTTtagttttgtattttaatatgactttacacttttaaaaatgtcacataaaattgaaatttgtgtaattatattcaattggctcgtaaatttttttaaaatactaaaTGCCGCAAAAACTTATTAGACTTATTAcactttaaaatttaatatcaattttAAGCTTACCAAAATTCAAGGATCTATCTAACACAaacttaaaagataaaattattaaaataagaTTAATTTAGTGATAACGGACGCAAACTTTTTTCATTATAGAGATGAGTGATTATTACAAAAGTTTAGTAGCCAACAGGCTGAGGATGGTCAACACCTCTCCTCCCTTGCTTGAAAAATACGGGTCTTTttgaaaactataataaaaggAACAAGAAAATAGGTTGAAGTGGAAAAAAGGGTGAGTACAATTCAATCACCCACATCTCCTTGTTGTATATTATTAACCTGCTGATAAGTTTTATACATAGCCACCAATTGGTGAACTTTACAATAACAGTAACAGCATCCTCAATGAATGCTTCTCTTAAAGTCAATGAATATGTATGATACATATAGAACAGTATAAATCTCCTATACATAATCCAATAGCAGCATTGTCTTCGGTCTTCTAGTACAGTTTACATGAGGTTCATCCAACAGGCACTAAGTCTCATAGAAGTTAGCTATTGTCTAAATTTTGTGATTCACCTGAATTTTACTTGGATACTTCCCAAACCTTGTAGTCTTTTCCCTCGATAACCAATGACCATCCACTGGATCCGCTAGGCGGTTCAAAATTGCCTGGTCCAATCTTTACCGCAACTGTTTCATCAATGGTGGCTGCGTAGACATCCCTTTCTGCCTTCACAATTTTAACCTGAAAAATACGGTACAAAGTAATAAAAGCATAGTTATATTTGTTGTTGATCTATAATAGCATAGGACAAAAGGATTTTGTGGTATTGCGACCAATGAATGTTTACTACGGAACTACAATGGTCTAAAAAGTGAAAAGAGAGAAGTAGAGTCAAAGCAACTGCCAGTACTTTTCCAAAAACAGCCAACTAACAGTGTTAATACCTATGGGCTTGTAATTCCAGTCTATACATGGACTTCCTACTTTATAGCTTCCATTCATCATATGGCCAAGGCCTAAAAACTTGCCTTCATGATATACCAGTGAATTGACCACGACGCATAAGAATCGGGAGTCTATACtagcatatttattttttcaactccATGGATGATGGATTGATATATAATGAATGTCCAATCTGAAATGTATTTTATGAAGCTGTGCGATTAGGGTCCTTTCGTGGCATATATGAAAGGAAAGGAATGTTAGAAACTTTGAAGATAAATCTTCAGCCTTCAATTCTATGTATTTTTCTACAGAATACAGCTTCATGGTGTTGTTCTTTACAATCGAAATTCTTTTGTAATTACATTACTTTTTTCCGTTTCTTTCCATGAAGTAATGAGTTTCTTCAtacagaaaaaggaaaaagaatatattCTGTTTTCAGGTCCTTTCCtttactattactattattattatctatccaataaatgtgaaaaagaaaaaaaaaacatcccGAAGAAGGTGAAAGGGTTAGGAAAATAAAGTTCAAGTAgtcaatttctttaatttttctttcaaattttttagAGAAGTTCACTATACTTACTACACTCCGGCAGTTAACTTTATTTCGTTTTCTGAGAGAAATAAGTGCTGCAATTTCAGATTTGTAGTGGGAGAAAATGTGGTCATAGAATACTGATGGTGTCCCAGGATGAGTCAGGAGGTAAGCATATCCTTGCATTTCCTTCCCACCAGGAAATCTCCAATGACCCTACAAGATGAGAAAACAGCatcataaaataacaaaaaaagttGATACTATATGGAAATTAGAAATGTAAATTCACGTTTACTGAAAATTGTAGATTCTAAATGGCATAAAGAAATGTACAGCAAATCACAGGAATTAATATGATTATCAGTTTACTAATGGGTTAAAAATAACATTTTGGTTACTTTGAGTCCCATTCTATTTTAGCTCTTGTTCTTTCAGACATCTAGATTTCACCAtcttattttcaataaattgtAAAAATGGTTCATACCATTCATGCATGGTtaacgtttccaaaaatttaGTCTTTTTATCTCTATATATTCTAGACATGTATCCATACGGTGTCTTTTATTTTGCATAGgagttattattgtaatttaacCAATTTCCATAATATTAACttcaaacaacaaaaactaattttaatatttactGACAAAATGGAATAGGATCAATACCAAGaggtcaaaatgatattttgtaTAACATTAACCATTCCAAGGGTAAAGTTGTAAAACTAGGTTATCAATGCGCAAAACTAAAACATCAGAGTGTATCTCTAATGAATGGCTCATCCAGTGGATTTCAGTTTTAAAGCAATAAACTAGTTCCTACGGAAAGATGTTTAAACCTGAGTAGATCCAGTGTCATGATTCTCTATAAAGGTAACAGCACGAGAGGGCCACCATCCAACGACTCCGGGAGGCTTTCCTTTCTCATCTGATAATCGCCAATATTCACATCTATCAAGTGCCTGTAAGAGACATTTTCCAAACAGTTACTGAAAAGAGAAGATATCGttgtttttctttctccttttttctttccttttaatgAAAACAATAACTTCCATTGAGAGAAAATGAAGGATATGACTTCCTACAATGACTTGTTACAAGCATAAAAAGTTCTTAGCAATTATTGTAGAAGCACTACATAAAACAAACAACAATATGGTTTTTATAATGGAATCCGTCACACATATCTAAACTAGGGCCCATAAGAAAGCAGAAACAATAACATCGCAATAAAatctctttcttttgttgtttggAGTTCTATCCTGATTACAACTTTCAATGCAATGTTTCTTTTACTCCAGAAAAAAAGGACAAAATTTCTTTCTTGTACATATAGTCACAAGAAATATTGTGAATAAGCTCAGAAAACATATGCCGCAGAATTGACAACCAGATAATTAAATGAAAGCTTACAGAATGAAGGATCCCTTTGGTAGTAACATCAAATGCTCCAGCAGTTCCATTAGTAGCATTTATCCAATCAACGATCCTCTGCCTGTGAGCATCTTGATTATGATCCATCTCACCATACGTATAGCTCAGGGAATCCCAGTATTCACCAACAGCAAAGTAAGGTTCACTTGCATCCAAGTAATCCTTCACATAACCACCCCAGAATCCTCTGACAAAATCAAGCCTCCATCCATCATACCCAATTTCCTTTCTGCATGTCAACAGCCACAAGCATATGCATAAAAACAGTGCTACTCTAATTTTTAAAAGCAAGGCGCAGAAGAGACATCTGAAATGATTAGGAAAGCTGTTCTTAGAGAGGAATGATATCTAATCAGATTCGCACCTATCAAGGTATACATCTCAAATAACAGCCTACCCGATGAGAGGGCATTGAACTCTACCTCTAGGTTGAGTCCAAAGCCTCTTTTCACCACTCTGTCCAACTTATGTCACATTACTTAATGAATACTCCTTAACGTTTGTTTTTTAATACGATAAGGTCTTCatgtagaaaaaaaaaggttaatagATAAATAGAAGTTCCACAGAAACTAATAGTTCAGCCAAAAAGGGTTGATTGGGGAATTAACCTTAACCAGCATAACCATTCTTTAATATCATTTCTCACAAAATCTTGTGAATGATCAATGTTAGGCGCAGCATGGAAGTTATCTCCGCTACTTTTGTTGCCCCTACCCTTCACATGACATGAAAAATGAACAATCAATTTGCTGTCAAAGTAAtcataaataattgaaaaaaatgtaaatatttaaaTGAAGTCAACGTCTCAGTGTTAATGATTTAAAAGTTCAATGAGACATTTACACACCTGCGGAGGGTAATATCTAGCGTCATTTTTCTGTGCGTGTTTTCTAGTTTTCATAAAAGAATGGGGGACAAGAAGTATTTGCTTGCATTTAGCAGTCAACATTTTCAGAAATCATTAACAATCCATTCGATTTGATACTTTGATACCAACACAACGGTTTACACTATAAGAAATTTCTCTCATTCTTTTCACCCAAAATATAAAATGGTTAATCTTAGATCACATATGTAGAATTGACAATTACTCATATAAAGTATCGGCACTACTCAAAAAGTATTTTTCGTTTTAGCATTTACATAGTATTATACCTTTTATATTCATTTCATCGTgcaatatttgaaaaattataatTGGAAAATTGAGTAGAACCTTAAATGCATGTATCTCACAGAAGGCAAGAAAAATTAAACCTGAAAATGTGGATCATCTGAAACAACTGCACGATCATCCCAATTTAAGCGACCACCAAATATATTCCAAAtaccattttgatttttaaaatgtGCACAACGATGATTTAGGACAGCATCACCAAGAACCTTTATCCCGACATCATGGAACGTCTTCACAACATCCTTCAGCTCATCAATGTTACCATATCTGAAATGAACAAAGTAGAGTGTTGGCAAATATAAAATTTGGAGAACCTCCTCGTAATGATGATACCGTCTATTCTTTCAATTTACTAAATATGAGGGTAAATAGTAAACCAGAAGTCCCCAGATCACTTTAACAGATTTCTTTAAACTAGGGGCggattggaaaaaaaaaagttctatatgTTTCTTCATATGAAGTGTTATCATAGAAACCTATATTAAAACTATCAAGTCAAGccaattttaatcttttataaatatatttatatacctGGAATTTAAATTATACAGGTCCTTCGGCATGTACCCCTCCGGTGACACAGATTCAGTTGGAGGTGGCAACCATAGCACAGTAAAACCAAGGGAGGATAATTCTGCAGCTTTCTCTTTAAGTTCCATGTACCATCTTCCAGATTTGTGAGATTCCCAATTAAACCCTTGGCACAATATTTCAAAACCCGAACCTGTTCCAGAGGATATTCTCACAGGTGGTTCTACAGGTTTAGGCATCTCAATTATTTCTTCTGTAAAAGTTGGAGCAGAACTTCTGAAGATACTGTAGGCTTCCGCTGCCAATTTTTCAATTTCCTGAAGAATGTTTTCTTGTGCTtctttggtttttttctttttagtctTTTGTGAAGAAATGTCAGTAACCAAATTTCTTATTTCCTTGATAATTCCATCAGTATAAGCAGTAACAGAAACTCCCTCAGATTCTTCTCCAGATTTTTTAGATGCTCCGCTGTCTTTTAATTTGCTCTTTCTTTGTTGATCAGGCAAGTTACCAGAACTTGATAAGGGAATGTAAAAGTCATCTCCCTTATAGTTTAACCAAGAGTTCTCATTCTGCTTGAGAACAAAAAGAAATCCTCCAAAATCTTCTTCTATGGTAAAAACACCAGAACATCCCTTCCCCCCTTCTTTTGGCTGCATCAAAAGATGTACAATATTCTTGAATGAAAATCAAAACATACACGAATTTTGTACAAAATTCAAATATGaagaattgaaaaatacatGTGTGCATAGAATGAATAAAATATGGATCACTCTTGAGttctgaaagaagaaaaagcgAAAGAAtacaaagacaaaaaaaaaaaaagataataataaaagacCTCCAATCTGAACCTACAAATAAAAGCACCCTAGAGAAAAAACCTCCAGTCTGAACCTAGCAAATAATTACAAAAGGGCTTGAGTCATCACCGCGCCTAAAGAGTAACATTAAAATTCACAAGTGAACAAAGATTAACCAAATCCCTCTAAATATCCTATTGTTTATCTCTTCCCCCAAGACTCCACAAAGTACACAACTCTGGAGTCctcacaaaaaaagaaaaaaaagaaagaaaaaggaagagaagaaaaccCTCTCTTTCCCACTAAATGGAAAATGGATGAGGAGCTTCACTAGTTGtaaaagttatattttttttagggACTAGGAAGATTCAACCCTTGAACTTATATGTCTTAACCAAATGAGTTAGGctatatttcttattttaatataaaacaATGTATCCATTTTTTTCCATTATTCAGAAGATTCACATCAACCACAGCCAAATCTGCAGcagattaaaaaaattatgaaggATAGATCAATTACTCTTGTTTTTCACCACATAGTTCAAGAACTTAAAAGAGGCTACAATCAAATTTCTATTCATTCTTCCAATAATCCCAGAAAAGAGTACTCGTAAAATGAAAGATTATATAGCGGCTTTTagataataataacaataataaccaTCCTGTTTCCATAACAAAAAATAGAGGCATTTGATGATTTAGCAATCAGTATAAACTCAATTTCAGGAAAGAAAAATTTTGCAATGCACCTGCAGTAGCGTACGCAGGGCCTTGTTCTTGAATACTGTTGTTTCTGGAGGGTGAGGAGCAGCTGGAATCTCCCATTTCCTAGTATCATCTCTGCATGCTCCCCAGTGAACAACAACATCTCCAGGTAGATCACTTTCCAGATACAAAAGATATTTGGTTGTTTCAGGACACTTTTTAACTGAAACACTGATGGAATTATCAACAGCAACTTCCTTTACAATAGGCAGCTCTTCATAGAATCCTTCCAAAGACTTCTTATCCTCCTTCGTATCCCCAGATTCACTACTGCTTCCTTGATCTTTAGAATTTGTTTCTGTTTTGACAAGGAGGTTGGATAGCTGACCCAAAGCCCCTACAATTGAAGAAATTTAAGTAGTGCATCCTACCACATGAGAATGAGATAACAGCTGAAAGAATGAGATCAACACAAGGGAAACACTAAACAGGTTGTGAGGCAATTTAAAAATCACAACCCACTAACTAAACTAAATCCTTCTAGTACACAGTGGAAGCAAGGAAAGGACTTACAAGACATAACTGCAAGAAGACCATAGGCACTACTTTTTAGTTTGGTGGTCTAAGAATGTTTACAGTAAGAAATCACTAGGATGTCTTCCTGTTCAACAACTAAAATTTACAACCCTTATTATGAAATCAAATCAGATTGAACATAACAGAAGAGACACTAAAGAGAAATGGAGACGAAGCTTCATCAGTGGTTTTCAATTGAATGGAGATATACTATGAACATTAACTCAGTTATCTCTATCAGTCTTGTGCAGCTCAATGTCTGTGTTAGGACTCCTTCCCTGAAACTCAGTAAAATCCCAACAAAAATAGAGAAACAGAGATAGTACTCTACTATGATTCTATTTATGATAAATTCTAGATGAAttcacaaaatatttacataatacACTAAAGGATAGCACagtaaaataagaaagaaaagacacAAATAAATGCCAAGGTTATCCTCCAGCTCCTTTGAGAAGGCTGGAATCCTCTCCTCAAAAGCCTCAACAGCCTTTACCCAAAATATGACCCAGTTTGCTAATACCCAAAACATTCCTTATGTACCTCATCAGGGTTACgtccaccccccccccccccccccaaagaACCTCCCCATCCTTGGTCTTCTGTGTAATTCCTATCATATCCATCCCTTACTTCTTCCTTTTGTAGGTGTAAATGATCAAAGGTCTAACAGTCTGATTCAAGTCAAGACTACaagtttattcttttataacACATAGCACGATTAGTTAGGAGCTCCGTCCGAACATTACAAGTCTACAAACAATAGATGGGAAAGTATGGAAGAATAAATTGGAGAAATAACAAAGTAAAGAGAATATTATGCCTAGCCAAATTAAGAGAAACATTACATATATATCATAAGTACCACTCCTACCAGGCCATAAACCCAAGCCCTTTTTAGCTCCAACTATATTGCCATCCTCACCACAGTAGTCTAAAAGAGGCACCTTGAAATCTCTCCCTTTGTGCTGATACCAAATTCCAGTTTCTTCATCCTGCACTACCAAAAATAAGAAGTCCCATTCACCAAAAGGACTTGCAATATTAAAAACGAGAAATGATTAAGGACCAAATAGGAATAGTAGAGACAGAGGTCCTCAATTGCTAAGTACTGAAAATAACAACcttcaaaacaaaatttatagcTGCAATTGTTTTGTCGGGAGCAAGGTCTATCTTCACTTCATGAACGACATCTCCCGAAGAGGATGAGGATGATTTCTTCAATGGTGTCTCAATAGCATAATCCTGAAAATAGAATAGGAATTACACTTTTGCGGGCAGTGCAAGAACATTTTAGAAATTGGAATGAAGAGACTGTTACGTACTTTGATGGTTATTGAACCTGGTGGTATCATTTCTTTAGGAGGTTGATCCCATTCGCTGCAAGGTTAATTCATTCAACCCATTTTGGATTAAGGCAAGGTATCAACGAACCAAACTCCGCATCAGTAACTCTTTCAGTAATTCAAGTTTCTTCTCGTACCCAAAAGAACATAGATTAAAACGAGTTATACCTGCCACTATCGTCGATTAAGGACACCCCCCAATGAAGAATCCATTTCCCAGCAAGGTTACATCCTACAGTAAGCTCCCATTTATTGTGGTCCTTCCCCTGGGCTAGTTTGACAGAGATCCTTCCCTCCAACTACAAGctcaaatcaacaacaataacaaactAAATCCAACCCTCCCAAATTCTTAAGTAAAGCAAGTAAATGCAAACAAAAAACTATCATTCCGAAAGTGAATGCACTTCCCAGCAGAAAGAAAACAGATCACATCACACAAATTAATGAACAGAGTCTCCCACATCATAAAACATAATTCAAACCTTCTCGTTGCGCTTGAGAGGAAAGGTCTCCTTGAACAAGACATCGGTAGATTGGAATGTAGGCGCATTAGTAGTGGTAGCTTTAAAAGTAGGAAGTCTATAAGAATTGTAATGGACAAAGGTCTTTCGGCCATGACAAAGAAGCTTATTGGGACAGTAAGTAAAGGAACAAGGCTTGAGCATATTGAATCTAGGACGATGATGAAACCTGTGTTTGGCTTTAGCACAGTGATAAAGGAGGGGATCGAGGGCAATCGACGACATGATCACACTGATGTGTGTTGCCACTCCTCCTTCTACAGCGGTCAGATGATGCAAGGAAGAAGGTgaaggaagaaaagagaaagaagaaaggaaaaacaaaagaaaaacagagGGAGATTGGAGATAAATGACGAGGAGAGTGGACGATATTTGTTAATTAAATTTGTAATGTAATTTTTTCCaccttttttatttgtttgtttcttttagaaacaaaaatatcTGCCCAATTCAATTAGGCATATGTGTCATTATATGGTCATCATTCATGAATTTgtttgggaaattgccaaaaatagcttaaaaaaggagggttaaatgacttttgggatagtttttgaaaataaagagttttaggacaatttatgtgtgaatggacaaaaatgtccttcattaaatttctccttctccttccctttccctttcccttctcttccacGTAAAAGCTTTCAActttcgctttcccttctctttcgggtagagttgtttccttttccattctctttttgtgtagaacacctgaagtaaaaaaaaaaaaaaaaatcgctcTGCTCCGATACTTTGCTCTGCTCTAGTGTcgttcgaagatactccgaccaTTCGTCTCTTGTCGTTCGTTGATCCtctagtgcatttcgtcgctccttcttttcaaaccattcaatcaactttgagcgttttctcttatttcggtgagtttcatctctaacccatttttaatttatttgctgtaaatatttggtttaggtatttgttgcgagtttcatccgtaaatgtctggtttaggctattttggaatggaattatttgctgtaaattagtttagtcaaagtttggtttaggttcttagaaagttcaatgggtagtgaaaaatgaattgaagtaaaagatttagtttgcaagagtgcacttgcaaggagtttcaagctaagcaactaccatgctcacatgtcattgctgcagcacgagatcgcaatataaatgtttatagattATGTGTTAATTATTACAccaatgaatgtttgttggcagcatatgcggaggccgtctacctAATTGTAAATCAGTCAgcttggaagacaagcgaagactatctacatatgattgttttacctccgaaagtagtcaaaagagttgaagtaaagaaataggtcacaacagattaacgtgtactaatacaatttcatataccgagaAGTCCagcatacaaatttaaaaatttctctaccaatgtactaattattacactaattaatgaatgttccttttctttcaatttgttatttatctatctggatgtgttttcttaatgatgtcTCCAAATATTCGTACTTTATGTGCTTctagatagatgaagaagacgaaaataacagctggcttattcatttaggaacac
This window encodes:
- the LOC103489088 gene encoding alpha-amylase 3, chloroplastic isoform X4 — its product is MSSIALDPLLYHCAKAKHRFHHRPRFNMLKPCSFTYCPNKLLCHGRKTFVHYNSYRLPTFKATTTNAPTFQSTDVLFKETFPLKRNEKLEGRISVKLAQGKDHNKWELTVGCNLAGKWILHWGVSLIDDSGSEWDQPPKEMIPPGSITIKDYAIETPLKKSSSSSSGDVVHEVKIDLAPDKTIAAINFVLKDEETGIWYQHKGRDFKVPLLDYCGEDGNIVGAKKGLGLWPGALGQLSNLLVKTETNSKDQGSSSESGDTKEDKKSLEGFYEELPIVKEVAVDNSISVSVKKCPETTKYLLYLESDLPGDVVVHWGACRDDTRKWEIPAAPHPPETTVFKNKALRTLLQPKEGGKGCSGVFTIEEDFGGFLFVLKQNENSWLNYKGDDFYIPLSSSGNLPDQQRKSKLKDSGASKKSGEESEGVSVTAYTDGIIKEIRNLVTDISSQKTKKKKTKEAQENILQEIEKLAAEAYSIFRSSAPTFTEEIIEMPKPVEPPVRISSGTGSGFEILCQGFNWESHKSGRWYMELKEKAAELSSLGFTVLWLPPPTESVSPEGYMPKDLYNLNSRYGNIDELKDVVKTFHDVGIKVLGDAVLNHRCAHFKNQNGIWNIFGGRLNWDDRAVVSDDPHFQGRGNKSSGDNFHAAPNIDHSQDFVRNDIKEWLCWLRKEIGYDGWRLDFVRGFWGGYVKDYLDASEPYFAVGEYWDSLSYTYGEMDHNQDAHRQRIVDWINATNGTAGAFDVTTKGILHSALDRCEYWRLSDEKGKPPGVVGWWPSRAVTFIENHDTGSTQGHWRFPGGKEMQGYAYLLTHPGTPSVFYDHIFSHYKSEIAALISLRKRNKVNCRSVVKIVKAERDVYAATIDETVAVKIGPGNFEPPSGSSGWSLVIEGKDYKVWEVSK
- the LOC103489088 gene encoding alpha-amylase 3, chloroplastic isoform X1; translation: MSSIALDPLLYHCAKAKHRFHHRPRFNMLKPCSFTYCPNKLLCHGRKTFVHYNSYRLPTFKATTTNAPTFQSTDVLFKETFPLKRNEKLEGRISVKLAQGKDHNKWELTVGCNLAGKWILHWGVSLIDDSGSEWDQPPKEMIPPGSITIKDYAIETPLKKSSSSSSGDVVHEVKIDLAPDKTIAAINFVLKDEETGIWYQHKGRDFKVPLLDYCGEDGNIVGAKKGLGLWPGRSGALGQLSNLLVKTETNSKDQGSSSESGDTKEDKKSLEGFYEELPIVKEVAVDNSISVSVKKCPETTKYLLYLESDLPGDVVVHWGACRDDTRKWEIPAAPHPPETTVFKNKALRTLLQPKEGGKGCSGVFTIEEDFGGFLFVLKQNENSWLNYKGDDFYIPLSSSGNLPDQQRKSKLKDSGASKKSGEESEGVSVTAYTDGIIKEIRNLVTDISSQKTKKKKTKEAQENILQEIEKLAAEAYSIFRSSAPTFTEEIIEMPKPVEPPVRISSGTGSGFEILCQGFNWESHKSGRWYMELKEKAAELSSLGFTVLWLPPPTESVSPEGYMPKDLYNLNSRYGNIDELKDVVKTFHDVGIKVLGDAVLNHRCAHFKNQNGIWNIFGGRLNWDDRAVVSDDPHFQGRGNKSSGDNFHAAPNIDHSQDFVRNDIKEWLCWLRKEIGYDGWRLDFVRGFWGGYVKDYLDASEPYFAVGEYWDSLSYTYGEMDHNQDAHRQRIVDWINATNGTAGAFDVTTKGILHSALDRCEYWRLSDEKGKPPGVVGWWPSRAVTFIENHDTGSTQGHWRFPGGKEMQGYAYLLTHPGTPSVFYDHIFSHYKSEIAALISLRKRNKVNCRSVVSIVNFSKKFERKIKEIDYLNFIFLTLSPSSGCFFFLFHIYWIDNNNSNSKGKDLKTEYILFPFSV
- the LOC103489088 gene encoding alpha-amylase 3, chloroplastic isoform X3 — encoded protein: MSSIALDPLLYHCAKAKHRFHHRPRFNMLKPCSFTYCPNKLLCHGRKTFVHYNSYRLPTFKATTTNAPTFQSTDVLFKETFPLKRNEKLEGRISVKLAQGKDHNKWELTVGCNLAGKWILHWGVSLIDDSGSEWDQPPKEMIPPGSITIKDYAIETPLKKSSSSSSGDVVHEVKIDLAPDKTIAAINFVLKDEETGIWYQHKGRDFKVPLLDYCGEDGNIVGAKKGLGLWPGRSGALGQLSNLLVKTETNSKDQGSSSESGDTKEDKKSLEGFYEELPIVKEVAVDNSISVSVKKCPETTKYLLYLESDLPGDVVVHWGACRDDTRKWEIPAAPHPPETTVFKNKALRTLLQPKEGGKGCSGVFTIEEDFGGFLFVLKQNENSWLNYKGDDFYIPLSSSGNLPDQQRKSKLKDSGASKKSGEESEGVSVTAYTDGIIKEIRNLVTDISSQKTKKKKTKEAQENILQEIEKLAAEAYSIFRSSAPTFTEEIIEMPKPVEPPVRISSGTGSGFEILCQGFNWESHKSGRWYMELKEKAAELSSLGFTVLWLPPPTESVSPEGYMPKDLYNLNSRYGNIDELKDVVKTFHDVGIKVLGDAVLNHRCAHFKNQNGIWNIFGGRLNWDDRAVVSDDPHFQGRGNKSSGDNFHAAPNIDHSQDFVRNDIKEWLCWLRKEIGYDGWRLDFVRGFWGGYVKDYLDASEPYFAVGEYWDSLSYTYGEMDHNQDAHRQRIVDWINATNGTAGAFDVTTKGILHSALDRCEYWRLSDEKGKPPGVVGWWPSRAVTFIENHDTGSTQGHWRFPGGKEMQGYAYLLTHPGTPSVFYDHIFSHYKSEIAALISLRKRNKVNCRSVVKIVKAERDVYAATIDETVAVKIGPGNFEPPSGSSGWSLVIEGKDYKVWEVSK